A genome region from Streptomyces sp. NBC_01296 includes the following:
- the otsB gene encoding trehalose-phosphatase produces MGSHPHSMPMPVTAAGREGLEALLRAPRRSVVALDFDGTLAEIVPDPDQARADPGAVGALASLAPEVASVAVITGRPAGVAVRYGGFAGAAGLEHLVVLGHYGAERWDAVSGIVHTPAEHPGVAAVRAELPGFLDSIGAWRGTWIEEKGRALAVHTRRAEDPEAAFAALREPLAELAARHGLMVEPGRAVLELRPPGMDKGVALTEYLAETGAEAVLYAGDDLGDLAAYAAVEKLRTDGMPGLLVASGSAEVPELASRADLVLNGPGEVVAFLATLAEAIRSVSPTP; encoded by the coding sequence ATGGGGAGCCATCCGCACAGCATGCCGATGCCCGTCACCGCCGCCGGACGCGAGGGACTCGAAGCCCTCCTCCGCGCACCCCGCCGATCCGTGGTCGCGCTCGACTTCGACGGCACCCTCGCCGAGATCGTCCCGGACCCGGACCAGGCGCGTGCCGACCCGGGAGCCGTCGGAGCGCTGGCCTCCCTGGCCCCGGAGGTCGCCTCGGTGGCCGTGATCACCGGCCGCCCGGCGGGGGTCGCGGTGCGCTACGGGGGCTTCGCAGGCGCTGCCGGCCTGGAACACCTGGTGGTCCTCGGCCACTACGGGGCCGAGCGCTGGGACGCGGTGAGCGGCATCGTGCACACCCCGGCCGAGCACCCGGGGGTCGCCGCGGTACGGGCGGAACTGCCCGGGTTCCTGGACTCCATCGGCGCCTGGCGCGGTACGTGGATCGAGGAGAAGGGCCGGGCGCTGGCCGTCCACACCCGGCGCGCCGAGGACCCGGAAGCGGCCTTCGCCGCGCTGCGCGAGCCGCTGGCCGAGCTGGCGGCGCGGCACGGGCTGATGGTGGAGCCGGGGCGGGCGGTGCTGGAGTTGCGTCCGCCGGGGATGGACAAGGGCGTGGCCCTGACCGAGTACCTGGCGGAGACGGGCGCCGAGGCCGTGCTGTACGCGGGGGACGACCTGGGCGACCTCGCCGCGTATGCGGCCGTGGAGAAACTGCGGACCGACGGCATGCCGGGGCTGCTGGTGGCCAGCGGCTCGGCCGAGGTTCCCGAGCTCGCCTCCCGGGCCGACCTCGTCCTGAACGGCCCGGGCGAGGTCGTCGCCTTCCTGGCCACCCTGGCCGAAGCCATCCGCTCCGTGAGCCCGACGCCGTAA
- a CDS encoding alpha,alpha-trehalose-phosphate synthase (UDP-forming), translating into MASQVLVAANRGPLSYLLADDGTLTTRRGGGGLVSGLSAALARQPEALWICAALSEADREAVRRGVSEPGVRMLDIDPTTYDDAYNGIANSVLWFTHHHLYDIPREPVFDAEFRRRWESYVAYNRAFARALAQEAGEGAAVLVQDYHLALVPGELRELRPDLKISHFTHTPWASREFLDMLPDDIRAQLMWGMLGADVVGFHTWAWAHSFMTAAQLDDERGIAEPKTVAGADPRDAPYIEKMTRGPVPHRRTTVAVYPLGVDGDELRALAHRPEVNDKLAALRAEIGDRRAIVRVDRTELSKNIVRGLLAYRELLTEHPEWRGRVVHLASAYPSRQDLAVYRSYTEAVRELAAQINEELGTEDWQPVLVSVKDDFARSLAAYRLADVALVNPVRDGMNLVAKEIPVVSDAGCVLVLSTGAGAYGELREDALTVNPYDVSETAGALHAALAMPAEERAERTKRLASAATALPPTAWFTAQLAALRAA; encoded by the coding sequence ATGGCTTCCCAGGTACTCGTTGCAGCGAACCGCGGCCCGCTCTCCTACCTCCTCGCCGACGACGGCACGCTCACCACCCGGCGCGGCGGCGGCGGCCTCGTCTCCGGCCTCTCCGCCGCCCTCGCCCGGCAGCCGGAAGCGCTGTGGATCTGCGCGGCGCTGTCGGAGGCGGACCGGGAGGCGGTCCGCCGCGGTGTCTCCGAACCCGGTGTCCGGATGCTGGACATCGATCCCACCACGTACGACGACGCGTACAACGGCATCGCGAACTCGGTGCTGTGGTTCACGCACCACCACCTGTACGACATCCCGCGCGAGCCGGTCTTCGACGCGGAGTTCCGCCGGCGGTGGGAGTCGTACGTCGCCTACAACCGCGCCTTCGCACGGGCGCTGGCGCAGGAGGCCGGCGAGGGCGCGGCGGTGCTCGTGCAGGACTACCACCTGGCGCTGGTCCCCGGTGAGCTGCGGGAACTGCGACCGGACCTGAAGATCAGCCACTTCACGCACACGCCGTGGGCCTCGCGCGAGTTCCTGGACATGCTCCCCGACGACATCCGGGCGCAGCTGATGTGGGGCATGCTCGGGGCGGACGTGGTGGGCTTCCACACGTGGGCGTGGGCGCACAGCTTCATGACCGCGGCGCAGCTGGACGACGAGCGGGGCATCGCGGAGCCGAAGACGGTGGCCGGGGCGGACCCGAGGGACGCGCCGTACATCGAGAAGATGACGAGGGGCCCGGTGCCGCACCGGCGGACGACCGTGGCCGTGTACCCGCTGGGCGTGGACGGCGACGAACTGCGGGCGCTGGCACACCGGCCGGAGGTGAACGACAAGCTGGCGGCGCTGCGGGCGGAGATCGGGGACCGCAGGGCGATCGTCCGGGTGGACCGGACCGAGCTGTCGAAGAACATCGTGCGGGGGCTGCTGGCGTACCGGGAGCTGCTGACCGAGCACCCCGAATGGCGGGGCCGGGTGGTCCACCTGGCCTCGGCGTACCCGTCCCGGCAGGACCTGGCGGTGTACCGGTCGTACACGGAGGCGGTGCGGGAACTGGCCGCGCAGATCAACGAGGAGTTGGGCACCGAGGACTGGCAGCCGGTGCTGGTGTCGGTGAAGGACGACTTCGCGCGCTCCCTGGCGGCGTACCGGCTGGCGGACGTGGCGCTGGTGAACCCGGTGCGGGACGGGATGAACCTGGTGGCGAAGGAGATCCCGGTGGTCTCGGACGCGGGGTGCGTCCTGGTGCTGTCGACCGGGGCGGGGGCGTACGGGGAGCTCCGCGAGGACGCGCTGACGGTGAACCCGTACGACGTGTCGGAGACGGCCGGGGCGCTGCACGCCGCGCTGGCGATGCCGGCGGAGGAGCGTGCGGAGCGCACGAAGCGGCTGGCCTCGGCGGCCACGGCCCTCCCCCCGACGGCCTGGTTCACGGCCCAACTGGCCGCCCTCCGCGCGGCGTAA
- a CDS encoding DUF3263 domain-containing protein: MTDDASPDGRPDGRPDEGPDTGPDTGPDTGPDTGPDTGPDKALTAAEAAVLAYEGRTWPGPGAKERAIREGLGMTPVRYYQLLNVLMDDPRALAHAPGTVNRLRRIREVQRARR; encoded by the coding sequence ATGACGGACGACGCGAGCCCGGACGGGAGGCCGGACGGGAGGCCGGACGAGGGGCCGGACACGGGGCCGGACACGGGGCCGGACACGGGGCCGGACACGGGGCCGGACACGGGGCCGGACAAGGCGCTGACGGCCGCCGAGGCCGCGGTGCTCGCGTACGAGGGACGCACCTGGCCCGGGCCCGGGGCCAAGGAGCGGGCCATACGGGAAGGGCTGGGGATGACCCCGGTCCGCTACTACCAGCTGCTCAACGTGCTGATGGACGACCCGCGGGCGCTGGCCCACGCGCCCGGCACCGTCAACCGGCTCCGCCGCATCCGCGAAGTCCAGCGGGCCCGGCGCTGA
- a CDS encoding glucosyl-3-phosphoglycerate synthase, translating to MLEEVERWFADRSWSAADRPLDQLLSAKRAAGTTVSVVLPALDEEETVGAIVEVIRRDLIEGLPVPLVDELVVVDSGSSDRTAEVAAKAGARVVHRDDILPRIPAVHGKGEVLWRSLLVTTGDIVCFVDADLRDFSSAFVSGIVGPLLTEPDVQFVKAMYDRPLGTEFDGLASGKTHGQGGRVTELVARPLLNLHWPQLAGFVQPLGGEYAVRRTLLERLPFPVGYGVELGLLVDALHTVGLDALAQVDVGVRLHRHQDGQALGRMAAAIYRTAQLRLSRGHLVRPELTQFERGPNGFVPRTYAVDTEERPPMAGVKEYSGRRVA from the coding sequence GTGCTGGAAGAGGTGGAGCGCTGGTTTGCGGACCGCTCCTGGTCCGCGGCCGACCGACCGCTCGACCAGCTGCTTTCCGCCAAGCGGGCGGCAGGCACCACGGTCAGCGTCGTCCTGCCCGCTCTCGACGAGGAGGAGACGGTCGGAGCCATCGTCGAGGTGATCCGGCGGGATCTGATCGAGGGGCTGCCGGTGCCGCTGGTCGACGAACTGGTCGTGGTCGACTCGGGTTCCAGCGACCGGACCGCCGAGGTGGCCGCGAAGGCCGGCGCCCGCGTGGTGCACCGCGACGACATCCTGCCGCGGATCCCGGCCGTGCACGGCAAGGGCGAGGTGCTGTGGCGCTCGCTGCTGGTGACCACCGGCGACATCGTCTGCTTCGTGGACGCCGACCTGCGGGACTTCTCGTCCGCCTTCGTGTCCGGGATCGTCGGCCCGCTGCTGACCGAGCCGGACGTGCAGTTCGTCAAGGCGATGTACGACCGCCCGCTGGGCACGGAATTCGACGGGCTCGCCTCCGGCAAGACCCACGGTCAGGGCGGCCGGGTCACCGAGCTCGTCGCCCGGCCGCTCCTCAACCTCCACTGGCCGCAGCTGGCCGGCTTCGTCCAGCCGCTGGGCGGCGAGTACGCCGTGCGCCGCACGCTGCTGGAACGTTTGCCCTTCCCCGTCGGGTACGGCGTCGAGCTGGGCCTGCTGGTGGACGCGCTGCACACCGTCGGGCTGGACGCACTGGCCCAGGTGGACGTCGGCGTACGGCTCCACCGGCATCAGGACGGCCAGGCGCTGGGCCGGATGGCCGCGGCGATCTACCGCACGGCGCAGCTGCGCCTCTCGCGCGGGCATCTCGTACGGCCGGAGCTGACGCAGTTCGAGCGCGGGCCGAACGGGTTCGTGCCGCGCACGTACGCCGTGGACACCGAGGAGCGGCCGCCGATGGCCGGGGTCAAGGAGTACTCCGGCCGCAGGGTGGCGTGA